A single genomic interval of Pseudomonas sp. FeN3W harbors:
- the zapE gene encoding cell division protein ZapE, whose product MHLESPLERYQQAIAQEGFVADAAQQRAVARLQACHEALLSGAGLPLGVYLWGPVGRGKTWLMDLFHASLTVPSRRQHFHHFMRWMHIRLFQLNGTADPLQALAKELSQEIRVLCFDELFVGDIGDAIILGRLFQVLFEHGVVIVATSNQPPEQLYADGFNRERFLPAIDAIVQHMHVVDVDGGADHRLRPGAALQRYWIAPPDSGSALVATFEALADGAFSIEPLALSRRQLDVVRRSESVLWCRFADLCEQPFSALDFIELCDRFAAILIGGVPRLGGTQRDGRIARGTEDGAARVETGDRQLPRLAARDDAVCRFIALVDECYDRRIPLYIEAEVALDELYTEGYLAFPFRRTLSRLREMQLQRFG is encoded by the coding sequence ATGCACCTCGAATCGCCCCTTGAACGCTACCAGCAGGCCATCGCACAAGAAGGTTTCGTTGCCGATGCGGCGCAGCAGCGCGCCGTTGCACGGCTTCAGGCCTGTCATGAGGCGCTGCTTTCAGGTGCGGGCCTGCCGCTTGGCGTCTACCTATGGGGACCGGTCGGGCGTGGCAAGACCTGGCTGATGGACCTGTTTCACGCAAGCCTGACGGTCCCGTCGCGTCGGCAGCATTTCCACCATTTCATGCGCTGGATGCATATCCGGCTGTTCCAGCTCAACGGCACGGCAGATCCGTTGCAGGCCCTGGCCAAAGAACTTTCGCAAGAGATTCGTGTGCTCTGCTTCGACGAGCTGTTCGTCGGCGACATCGGCGACGCGATCATTCTGGGACGCCTGTTCCAGGTGCTCTTCGAGCACGGCGTGGTGATCGTCGCGACCTCCAACCAGCCGCCGGAGCAGCTGTACGCCGACGGCTTCAACCGCGAGCGTTTTCTGCCGGCCATCGACGCCATCGTGCAACACATGCATGTGGTGGATGTGGATGGTGGCGCCGATCACCGCCTGCGTCCCGGCGCTGCACTGCAGCGCTACTGGATCGCCCCGCCCGACAGTGGCAGTGCACTGGTCGCGACGTTCGAGGCGCTGGCCGATGGAGCGTTCAGCATCGAGCCATTGGCCCTCAGCCGTCGCCAGCTCGACGTCGTGCGGCGTAGCGAATCGGTGCTCTGGTGCCGCTTCGCCGATCTGTGCGAGCAGCCGTTTTCGGCGCTGGACTTCATCGAGCTGTGCGACCGTTTCGCAGCGATCCTGATTGGTGGCGTGCCGAGGTTGGGCGGCACGCAGCGCGATGGGCGCATTGCCCGCGGCACCGAGGATGGAGCCGCGCGGGTCGAGACGGGCGACCGTCAACTGCCCAGGCTCGCCGCGCGGGATGATGCCGTGTGCCGCTTCATCGCGCTGGTGGACGAGTGCTACGACCGGCGGATTCCGCTGTATATCGAAGCCGAGGTGGCCCTGGACGAGCTGTATACCGAGGGGTATCTGGCGTTCCCGTTCCGCCGCACGCTCAGTCGTCTGCGAGAAATGCAGCTGCAACGCTTTGGCTAA
- a CDS encoding RidA family protein, translating to MPVQRIESNPRMSAAVIHADLVFLAGQVPDDRGLDAAGQTREVLAKIDRLLAAAGSNREHLLSAQIWLKDIDADFAAMNEVWIDWLPAGCAPARATVQARLASPEVLVEIMVIAARA from the coding sequence ATGCCCGTTCAACGCATCGAGAGTAATCCACGCATGTCCGCCGCGGTCATTCATGCAGACCTTGTATTTCTCGCCGGCCAGGTGCCGGACGACCGTGGCCTGGATGCCGCCGGCCAGACCCGCGAGGTGCTGGCGAAGATCGACCGACTGCTGGCCGCCGCCGGCTCGAATCGCGAGCACCTGCTCAGCGCGCAGATCTGGCTGAAAGACATCGACGCCGACTTCGCCGCCATGAACGAGGTCTGGATCGACTGGCTGCCAGCAGGCTGTGCACCGGCAAGGGCGACGGTACAGGCGCGTCTGGCCTCACCCGAGGTGCTGGTCGAGATCATGGTGATCGCCGCGCGCGCCTGA
- a CDS encoding TRAP transporter substrate-binding protein: protein MKRLLISTLAAALLGSTLSLGYAQAADDIRPRMIRFGYGLNEDSNQGRAAKLLAEEVAKASGGKLKVRTFASASLGSDDQMQSALIGGAQEMMVGSTATLVGISKEMAVWDTPFLFTDPRQADQVLDGPVGRQVMDKLEEKGLVGLVYWENGFRNVTNSARPIEKLEDFEGIKLRVMPNPVFIDTFKRMGANAVPLPFSELFTALETKAVDGQENPYNTILSSKFYEVQKYLSVTNHVYSPWIVTVSKRWWDGLSETEQGILMDAAEKARDAEREDTRREASQALAALKERGMQINEVSPEEIQRMREQAQPAIQTVIDTVGQELFDQVQAEVEKVAL from the coding sequence ATGAAACGACTCCTCATCAGCACCCTGGCCGCCGCCTTGCTCGGCAGCACGCTCAGCCTTGGTTACGCGCAGGCGGCGGACGACATCCGCCCACGCATGATCCGCTTCGGCTACGGGCTCAACGAAGACAGCAACCAGGGCAGGGCAGCCAAGCTACTGGCCGAGGAAGTGGCCAAGGCCTCGGGTGGCAAGCTGAAGGTGCGCACCTTCGCCTCCGCCAGCCTCGGTTCCGACGACCAGATGCAGAGCGCGCTGATCGGCGGCGCGCAGGAGATGATGGTCGGCTCGACCGCGACGCTGGTCGGCATCAGCAAGGAGATGGCGGTGTGGGATACGCCGTTCCTGTTCACCGATCCGCGCCAGGCCGATCAGGTACTGGACGGCCCGGTAGGTCGGCAGGTGATGGACAAGCTCGAGGAGAAGGGCCTGGTCGGACTGGTGTACTGGGAGAACGGTTTTCGCAACGTGACCAACAGTGCGCGGCCGATCGAGAAGCTCGAGGATTTCGAAGGCATCAAGCTGCGCGTGATGCCCAATCCGGTGTTCATCGACACCTTCAAGCGCATGGGCGCCAACGCGGTGCCGCTGCCGTTCTCCGAGCTGTTCACCGCGCTGGAAACCAAGGCGGTCGACGGTCAGGAAAACCCCTACAACACCATCCTGTCCTCCAAGTTCTATGAAGTGCAGAAGTACCTGAGCGTGACCAATCACGTCTACAGCCCCTGGATCGTCACGGTGTCCAAGCGCTGGTGGGACGGACTGTCCGAGACCGAGCAGGGCATTCTCATGGACGCTGCGGAAAAGGCACGCGACGCCGAGCGCGAGGACACCCGTCGCGAGGCCAGCCAGGCGCTGGCGGCACTGAAGGAGCGTGGCATGCAGATCAACGAGGTCAGTCCCGAGGAAATCCAGCGCATGCGCGAGCAGGCGCAGCCGGCGATCCAGACGGTGATCGATACCGTCGGCCAGGAGCTGTTCGATCAGGTGCAGGCCGAGGTGGAAAAGGTCGCGCTCTAG
- a CDS encoding TRAP transporter large permease subunit: MTVVVFLSSLLGFMTLGMPIAFALLLTGSVLMWYLDFWDVQLLAQNLQAGADSFPLLAVPFFILAGELMNAGGISRRIIAMAQAYFGHKRGGLGYVAIAASVLLASMSGSALADTAALATLLLPMMRERGYPLSSSSGLVAAGGIIAPIIPPSMPFVIYGVVTGTSISQLFLAGMVPGLIMGMGLIVAWTLIARRIDEPKQEKASAAERRRVLVDGAAALMLPVIIVGGLRGGLFTPTEAAVVAAVYALAVSTLLYRELNWVGLVEVLTRASRTTASVMFLCAAATVSAYMITLAQLPDEIAAMLGPLAQDPKLLMIAIMLLMIAVGMVLDLTPTILILGPVLAPIAIKAGIDPVYFGVMFVLIGSIGLITPPVGTVLNVVGGIGRLRMETLVRGVMPFFLIYLVIVGLLIAVPSIITVPLAWLR; this comes from the coding sequence ATGACCGTCGTCGTCTTCCTTTCATCGCTGCTGGGCTTCATGACGCTTGGCATGCCCATCGCCTTCGCGCTGCTGCTCACCGGCTCGGTGCTGATGTGGTACCTGGATTTCTGGGACGTGCAGCTCTTGGCGCAGAACCTGCAGGCCGGCGCTGACAGCTTCCCGCTGCTGGCGGTGCCGTTCTTCATTCTTGCCGGCGAACTGATGAATGCCGGCGGCATCTCGCGGCGCATCATCGCCATGGCGCAGGCCTATTTCGGTCACAAGCGTGGCGGCCTGGGCTACGTGGCGATTGCCGCTTCGGTGCTGCTGGCCAGCATGTCCGGCTCGGCGTTGGCCGATACCGCCGCGCTGGCGACGCTGCTGCTGCCGATGATGCGCGAGCGCGGTTACCCGCTGAGTTCGTCATCGGGCCTGGTGGCGGCGGGCGGGATCATCGCGCCGATCATTCCACCCTCCATGCCGTTCGTGATCTACGGCGTGGTGACCGGCACGTCGATCAGCCAGCTGTTTCTCGCCGGCATGGTGCCTGGGCTGATCATGGGCATGGGCCTGATCGTCGCCTGGACGTTGATCGCCCGGCGCATCGACGAGCCGAAGCAGGAAAAGGCCAGCGCCGCCGAGCGCCGTCGCGTGCTGGTGGATGGCGCGGCCGCACTGATGCTGCCGGTGATCATCGTCGGCGGGTTGCGTGGCGGTCTGTTCACTCCGACGGAAGCGGCGGTGGTCGCCGCCGTCTATGCCCTGGCCGTTTCGACACTGCTGTATCGCGAGCTGAACTGGGTCGGGCTGGTCGAGGTGCTGACCCGGGCCAGCCGCACCACGGCCTCGGTGATGTTTCTCTGCGCCGCAGCGACGGTGTCGGCCTACATGATCACCCTGGCGCAACTGCCCGACGAGATCGCGGCAATGCTCGGCCCGCTGGCGCAGGACCCGAAACTGCTGATGATCGCCATCATGCTGCTGATGATCGCCGTCGGCATGGTGCTGGACCTGACGCCGACCATCCTGATCCTCGGCCCGGTGCTGGCGCCGATCGCGATCAAGGCCGGCATCGATCCGGTGTACTTCGGCGTGATGTTCGTGCTGATCGGCTCCATCGGGCTGATCACGCCACCGGTGGGCACGGTGCTCAACGTGGTTGGCGGCATCGGCCGACTGCGCATGGAAACCCTGGTGCGTGGCGTGATGCCGTTCTTCCTTATCTATCTGGTGATCGTCGGGCTGCTCATCGCCGTGCCCTCGATCATCACCGTACCCCTGGCCTGGCTGCGGTAA
- a CDS encoding peptidylprolyl isomerase produces MPKAMCRHILVKTEAEATQLKKRIANGEAFDVLARKYSTCPSGKKGGDLGEVRPGQMVRSIDQVIFKKPLREVHGPVKSQFGYHLVQVFYRD; encoded by the coding sequence ATGCCCAAAGCCATGTGCCGCCACATTCTGGTCAAGACCGAGGCCGAAGCCACGCAGCTGAAAAAGCGCATCGCCAATGGCGAGGCGTTCGACGTGCTGGCGCGCAAATATTCGACCTGCCCGTCCGGCAAGAAAGGTGGCGATCTCGGCGAAGTGCGCCCAGGGCAGATGGTGCGCAGCATCGATCAGGTGATTTTCAAGAAGCCGCTGCGTGAGGTGCACGGCCCGGTAAAGAGCCAGTTCGGCTACCACCTGGTGCAGGTGTTCTACCGCGACTGA
- a CDS encoding D-amino acid dehydrogenase yields MRVAVIGAGVIGLATAYSLLRQGHSVELIERRDDVALETSFANGGQLSYRYVSPLADAGVPLQAIGWMLRGADAPLRFRPQASLHQWRWCLKFLLACRRSVNRRNAAHLLRLALHSQQILRNWREQDQLDGFAWRANGKLVIYRDQHSLHKGAAAIDDASGQRLLDAAQCVDVEPALAPLAASLQGGIYSPGDEVADCHLFCTELLRRLRASAQFRLHIGQSVNALRTEGKRVRAVVLGHDEVAVDHLVVAAGTGSVGLLRPLGIDLPIYPLKGYSLTVALANQDRVPQTNVTDYDNKVVYARLDEQLRVAAMVDIAGWDAGLNQRRIATLQRLAGATFPGAGDYQHAQQWAGLRPATPQGTPLIGRSGFDNLWLNVGHGSLGFTLACGSADLLTSLIGGSPPAVSLAGLSLPA; encoded by the coding sequence ATGCGGGTAGCAGTCATCGGCGCAGGTGTCATCGGGCTTGCCACCGCCTATTCATTGCTGCGCCAGGGGCATAGTGTCGAGCTGATCGAACGGCGCGACGACGTCGCCCTGGAAACCAGCTTCGCCAATGGCGGGCAGCTCAGCTACCGCTACGTTTCGCCTCTGGCCGATGCCGGCGTGCCGCTGCAGGCGATTGGCTGGATGCTGCGCGGAGCCGATGCCCCGCTGCGCTTTCGACCGCAGGCGAGCCTGCACCAGTGGCGCTGGTGCCTGAAATTCCTGCTGGCATGCCGGCGCTCTGTCAACCGGCGCAACGCGGCTCACTTGCTGCGGCTCGCCCTGCACAGCCAGCAGATCCTGCGCAACTGGCGCGAGCAGGACCAACTGGACGGCTTCGCCTGGCGCGCCAACGGCAAGCTGGTGATCTATCGCGATCAACACAGCCTGCACAAAGGCGCGGCGGCCATCGACGACGCTTCCGGGCAGCGGCTGCTGGATGCCGCGCAGTGCGTCGACGTCGAGCCGGCGCTGGCGCCGTTGGCGGCATCGCTGCAGGGCGGCATCTATTCGCCCGGCGACGAGGTTGCCGATTGCCATCTGTTCTGCACTGAATTGCTGCGGCGCCTGCGCGCATCAGCTCAGTTTCGTCTGCATATCGGGCAATCGGTGAACGCATTGCGCACAGAAGGCAAGCGCGTCCGCGCGGTCGTGCTCGGGCACGATGAAGTCGCCGTTGATCATCTAGTCGTGGCGGCCGGCACCGGCAGTGTCGGGCTGCTTCGGCCGTTGGGTATCGACCTGCCGATTTACCCGCTCAAGGGTTACAGCCTGACCGTTGCGCTGGCCAACCAGGACCGCGTGCCGCAGACCAACGTTACCGATTACGACAACAAGGTCGTCTACGCCCGCCTCGATGAGCAACTGCGCGTCGCGGCGATGGTGGATATCGCCGGCTGGGATGCCGGGCTCAATCAGAGACGCATCGCCACCCTGCAGCGTCTGGCTGGCGCGACCTTCCCCGGGGCCGGCGACTACCAACACGCGCAGCAGTGGGCAGGACTGCGCCCGGCGACGCCCCAAGGTACGCCGCTGATCGGCCGTAGCGGATTCGACAATCTCTGGCTCAACGTCGGCCACGGCAGCCTCGGCTTCACCCTGGCCTGCGGCAGCGCCGACCTGCTCACCAGCTTAATCGGCGGATCGCCACCCGCTGTGTCCCTGGCCGGCTTGAGCCTACCCGCCTGA
- a CDS encoding LysR substrate-binding domain-containing protein: MRLRHIELFQAILQTGSLTAAAELLHISQPAASKILKHAEQQLGFALFDRVRGKLQPTAEARVLQQQTERLAIDLQNLRRLADSLGRGEECALRLICTPALAQALLPQALRVWRERFPRTVCQLATQHTTEIVEALLLREADLGLTSQAVEHPGLTSQLLAEGRMRVIAPPGWWQPDELHSPLRLQALAGKALIGIDARDALGSLLRGHIEELDPPPHVVTWVQTYQLARQLVSSGQGVALVDPFTALAANGGEVQTRLLEPAISVPVYALSRVHEQPLPAQAMLLEQLGTQAERLLQDGHN; the protein is encoded by the coding sequence ATGCGGTTGCGTCATATCGAACTGTTCCAGGCGATCCTGCAAACCGGCAGCCTGACGGCTGCGGCCGAGCTGCTGCATATCTCCCAGCCGGCGGCGAGCAAGATTCTCAAGCATGCCGAGCAGCAACTGGGCTTTGCGCTGTTCGACCGGGTGCGCGGCAAGCTACAGCCCACCGCCGAAGCGCGGGTACTGCAGCAGCAGACCGAACGCCTGGCCATCGACCTGCAGAATCTGCGGCGGCTTGCAGACAGTCTCGGCCGGGGCGAGGAGTGCGCATTACGTCTGATCTGCACGCCGGCCTTGGCTCAGGCGCTGCTGCCACAAGCGCTGCGCGTCTGGCGCGAGCGTTTTCCGCGCACGGTCTGTCAGCTCGCCACGCAGCACACGACGGAAATCGTCGAAGCCCTGTTGCTGCGTGAAGCCGATCTCGGGTTGACGTCACAGGCGGTAGAGCATCCGGGGCTGACCAGCCAATTGTTGGCCGAGGGCCGTATGCGCGTGATCGCGCCACCTGGCTGGTGGCAGCCCGACGAACTGCACAGCCCGCTGCGGCTGCAGGCATTGGCGGGCAAAGCGCTGATCGGTATCGACGCCCGCGATGCGCTGGGCAGCCTGTTGCGTGGCCACATTGAGGAGCTCGATCCGCCGCCGCACGTCGTTACCTGGGTGCAGACCTACCAGTTGGCGCGGCAGCTGGTGTCATCGGGACAGGGGGTGGCACTGGTCGATCCGTTCACCGCGCTGGCGGCCAATGGTGGCGAGGTACAGACCCGCCTGCTCGAGCCGGCCATCAGCGTGCCGGTCTATGCGCTGAGCCGTGTTCACGAGCAGCCGCTGCCGGCGCAGGCGATGCTGCTCGAGCAGCTCGGCACCCAGGCCGAGCGACTGCTGCAGGATGGGCACAACTGA